The following is a genomic window from Coriobacteriaceae bacterium.
CTCGGACAAACGCTTTATGACGCGCATCCAGGAGGTCGTGGGCAAGCGCTATGCCTGCGTGTTTGCCATCCCCGACCGCGGTGCGCGCGAGTCGATGGAGCTCACCTTTGGCGATGAGGGTATTACCTTTGAGGAGTCGCTGACGGCCGCGCCCGAAAACGCCGGCGCTATTGGCGACCGTGTGCGCGTGGCGGCGGCGGATTCTGCCGATCGTGCTGTCCGCCAGGATGCTCATGCTGCAATTCGCGAACGCAAGGCCGACGCGCTCAACGCCCGCTCGCTCGAGGCAGGTGCCGCCCAGGCTGCCGCCGGCGCCGCCGTGCCCACCATCTCGCGCGGACGCGTGACCTTTGTCGATGCCGCCTTGCCGCAGGGCGTGGTGGTGCCCGATGCCAACCTGGCCGTGTTCTCAATCGCCGACCTCAACGCCCGCATGGACGCCAACCGCGCGCGCAGCCGCCGCAAGGTGGACATTACGCAGATCACGTTCCCGTTTAAGCCGGGCGACTACGTGGTGCACGCCACTCACGGCATCGCGCTCTTTAGCGAGATCGCGCGCCAGGAAGTGGGCGGCAAGGAGCGCGACTACTTTTTGCTGGAATATGCCGACGGCGACAAGCTCTACGTGCCGCTGGAGCAGGTTGACCGCATTACGCGCTACGTTGGTCCCGACGGTGACAAGCCGCGCCTGACCAGGCTCAACACCGCCGACTGGACGCGTGCCACCAACAAGGCGCGCAAGAACGCCAAAAAGCTGGCGTTTGACCTGGTCGATCTGTATACGCGCCGCTCTTCGATTACCGGTATCGCTTGCCCGCCCGACACGCCCGAGCAGATCGAGATGGAGCAGAGCTTCCCCTACGACGAGACGCGCGATCAGCTGGAGGCCATCGCCGATATTAAGGCCGATATGGAGGCGCCCAAGCCCATGGACCGCCTGCTGTGCGGAGACGTGGGCTTTGGCAAGACCGAGGTCGCCCTGCGCGCGGCGTTTAAGTGCGTGGACTCCGGTCGCCAGGTCATGGTGCTCTGCCCCACGACCATTCTTGCCCAGCAGCACTACGAGACGTTCTTTGAGCGTTTTGCCCCGTTTGGCCTCGAGGTCGAGGTGCTCAGCCGCTTCCGCACGCCGGCGCAGCAAAAGCGCGCGCTCAAGGCGTTTGCCGAGGGCACGATCGATGTGCTTATCGGCACGCACCGCCTGCTCTCGGCCGATGTGAACCCCAAGAACCTGGGCCTGGTGATCATTGACGAAGAGCAGCGCTTTGGCGTGCAGCACAAGGAGCAGCTCAAGAACCTGCGCGAGCAGATTGACGTGCTCACGCTTTCGGCCACGCCCATCCCGCGTACCATGCAGATGGCCACGAGCGGCGTGCGCGACATGAGCCTGATCACCACGCCGCCCACCGGACGTCGCCCCGTGATCGTGCACGTGGGGGAGTACGACCCCGACGTGGTGAGTGCGGCGATTCGTCTGGAGGTGGGTCGCGGCGGACAGGTGTACTACGTGTCCAACCGCGTCAAGACCATCGACGACGCCGTGGCACGCGTGCACGAGGCCGCGCCCGAGGCGCGCGTGGGCGTGGCGCACGGCAAGATGAGCCCGCGCGAGGTCGAGGACGTGATGATCGAGTTCGCGACCAAAAAGATCGATGTGCTCATCGCCACGACCATCGTGGAGAGCGGCATCGACAACGCGACCGCCAACACGCTCATCATCGAGGACTCGCAGCGTTTGGGCCTGGCACAGCTCTACCAGCTCAAGGGCCGTGTGGGCCGCTCGGCCACGCAGGCCTACGCGTACTTTATGTTCCCGGGCGAGTTGCCGCTTACCGAGGAGGCCACGGCGCGCCTGACCGCACTGTCCGAGTTTCAGGACCTGGGCAGCGGCATGCGCATCGCCATGCGCGACCTGGAGATTCGCGGCGCCGGCTCGCTGATGGGCGCCGAACAGCACGGCAACCTATCGAGCGTGGGCTTTGACCTGTTTACGCAGATGCTGGGGCAGGCCGTGGCAGAGGCGCGCGGCGACGACGATGCCGGCGTGGAGGCGGCGAGCGTGGGCATTAACCTGCCGGCCGATTACTTCTTGTCCGAGGAGTACCTGCCGGCGGTGGACCAGCGCGTGCTCGTGTACCGTAGGCTTGCGGCGGCCGAGGACCTGGAGAGTATCGACGAGGTCCAGGAAGAGACCGAGGCCGCGCATGGCGAGCTGCCGTTGGCGGGACTCAACCTGTTCAACCGCGCGCGCATCCGCATTCGCGGCGAGCGCCTGGGGCTCGAGAGCGTTACGCTCAGCGGCGGGCGCATCACGTTTTTGGGCGTCGACGTACCCAAGAAGGTGGCCTTTGAGCTTAAGACCCGCTACGGTGCGGTGAACTTCCCCAAGAGCCGCAAGCTGTCGGTGCCCTACAAGGCCGGCGCCGGCGCGGGCAGCGGCCTGGGCCGCGGTCTCGACGCCAACGACGGCACCGGCCCCGTGGCGGCTGCCCTCATGCTGCTGCAACAGCTGGGTGCAAGCGACGACGACTAATTGGGTCGACGCTGCAAACGCCCCATTTGGGCAATCTGACCTCATCGAAAGGAAAGCATGTTCGGATACATCTATAAGAAAGATGTCGCCATGATCGCGGTTGTCCTGTGCCTTTGTCTGGGCGTGGGCAGCTTCTTCGATTACCAGATCTCGAGCGCGCTGTTCAACATCGGCAGCATGTACGGCCGCTTTATCGAGGCCGCCGGCGAGCTGCCGTTCGAGCTGACGGCGAGCATCGCGGGCGTCATGCTTGTGCGCGCGGCGCGTCCCGACTCCAGGGGGAGCAAATGGCTCGCCGTGCTCGGCATCCTTGTCAATGTCGGTCTGGCCGGCTACGAGATTATTTCGTCCCTGCGGGTTGGCGGCAAACTCATCGCGGCTCAGCTGGTGCTGACGTTTGTGCTGGTCATCGCCGCCAACCTCATCGTCTATCGCCTTACGCGTGACACCGACCCCGACGAGCTCACGCGCTGGGCGCTGATGGTGCTTGCCGTGTGGGTTGCCCAAGCCATCATCCTCAACGTGATCGTCAAACCGCTGTGGTCACGCCCGCGCATGCGCGTGATTGAGGTCACGCCGGGGCTCAATTTTCAGCCGTGGTGGGTAATCGGCAACCCCGACAAGTGGAGCTATATTGCGGCCGGCGTAATCAAGGACGGCTTTAAGTCGTTTGCGAGCGGACACACGGCGCACGCGGCGATCGGCCTTATGCTCGCCGGGCTTCCCGCGGCGGCCTTTACGGAAAAGCCTTCGCGTCGCCGCGTGGTCTTTTGGGCGGCGGCTGCGGTTGCGGCGCTCGTCGCCTTTGGCCGTATCGTGATCGGTGCACACTTTTTGACTGACGTGAGCTGCGGCTTTGCCCTGGTGTTGGCGCT
Proteins encoded in this region:
- the mfd gene encoding transcription-repair coupling factor, which translates into the protein MLIHRIAAQLYTAEALQTVEAGLDAGEDVTLAVSQSGRTLMAAAQFARRPRPTVYIVSGEDAADRAARSLAAYVGLARVCRFPERKDYPWREQAPDDAVVAQRCEALGRIVRGDNCIMVASARALLRCVPPVESRYWESTTFAVGEEIPFDEVPRRLVGMGYTNAGAADAPGLFRVHGDTVEVFPAQEKAPVRIEFFGDEIDRIRRMVSSTGQTIGNEDSIEIFPCRELALTDEAVHNMHVALYRASQDDSKLAALLEMVDARIVTPELDRFLPVMYGQTVSPLSHVSGKALVVLSEPRSLFDDCLRAYEDIEARAGEAGVDRLDGLYVRAQQLDFGAQQRLNYVSLIRAGGAVTAELKIEQPAIAGSDKRFMTRIQEVVGKRYACVFAIPDRGARESMELTFGDEGITFEESLTAAPENAGAIGDRVRVAAADSADRAVRQDAHAAIRERKADALNARSLEAGAAQAAAGAAVPTISRGRVTFVDAALPQGVVVPDANLAVFSIADLNARMDANRARSRRKVDITQITFPFKPGDYVVHATHGIALFSEIARQEVGGKERDYFLLEYADGDKLYVPLEQVDRITRYVGPDGDKPRLTRLNTADWTRATNKARKNAKKLAFDLVDLYTRRSSITGIACPPDTPEQIEMEQSFPYDETRDQLEAIADIKADMEAPKPMDRLLCGDVGFGKTEVALRAAFKCVDSGRQVMVLCPTTILAQQHYETFFERFAPFGLEVEVLSRFRTPAQQKRALKAFAEGTIDVLIGTHRLLSADVNPKNLGLVIIDEEQRFGVQHKEQLKNLREQIDVLTLSATPIPRTMQMATSGVRDMSLITTPPTGRRPVIVHVGEYDPDVVSAAIRLEVGRGGQVYYVSNRVKTIDDAVARVHEAAPEARVGVAHGKMSPREVEDVMIEFATKKIDVLIATTIVESGIDNATANTLIIEDSQRLGLAQLYQLKGRVGRSATQAYAYFMFPGELPLTEEATARLTALSEFQDLGSGMRIAMRDLEIRGAGSLMGAEQHGNLSSVGFDLFTQMLGQAVAEARGDDDAGVEAASVGINLPADYFLSEEYLPAVDQRVLVYRRLAAAEDLESIDEVQEETEAAHGELPLAGLNLFNRARIRIRGERLGLESVTLSGGRITFLGVDVPKKVAFELKTRYGAVNFPKSRKLSVPYKAGAGAGSGLGRGLDANDGTGPVAAALMLLQQLGASDDD
- a CDS encoding phosphatase PAP2 family protein, which produces MFGYIYKKDVAMIAVVLCLCLGVGSFFDYQISSALFNIGSMYGRFIEAAGELPFELTASIAGVMLVRAARPDSRGSKWLAVLGILVNVGLAGYEIISSLRVGGKLIAAQLVLTFVLVIAANLIVYRLTRDTDPDELTRWALMVLAVWVAQAIILNVIVKPLWSRPRMRVIEVTPGLNFQPWWVIGNPDKWSYIAAGVIKDGFKSFASGHTAHAAIGLMLAGLPAAAFTEKPSRRRVVFWAAAAVAALVAFGRIVIGAHFLTDVSCGFALVLALECLAARIAYPHGVQ